In uncultured Propionivibrio sp., the sequence CCGATTATGCAGGCGAGGCACGACCGGCGCAAGGAACGCGAAGTAAAGACGCTGGGATAAACCGTCGGGATGGATCAGCGCCAGGGCGGCGTCGCGTCGAGGAAGCGTTTGATCTCGGCGTCGAACAGGCCGGACAGCAGTTGCATCCGCCCGGCAATCCAGCCCGATACCAGCGAATCGGTGGTACCAGCCGTCCGCAGTTCGGCGATTAGCCGCGTTGCGGTTACCTGATCGTGATAGGCGCCGGCGGTTTCCTGCAACCGCGCCAGCAAGGCCTGATAGCGTGACTGCTCGGCACGCGGCAGCAGCGGTGCAAAGAAATCGAGCGCATAGCGCAGCTTCTTCAGCTCGATCCGCAAGCAATGCCGGTGCTCGGCCGTCGCCGGTGCGCACTGACGTGCCAGGACGACTGCCTTCTTCCACTGCCGTTGCAGCCGATCGGCGGCGAAGCGCCGTGGTTTCGTCACGGCTTCCGGCGCTGCAAGGGCGGCGATGGTCGGCTCCGACTGGCGCAACAGCGCCGCCGAGAATGCCAGCAGCAAGCGGCTGTATTCGCTGCGTTTCAGCGTGCCGGCGGCGGCAGCGTCGGCGGTGAGGCGACGCGCCTGCGCCGCCTCGCGCAGGAAAGAAAGCTCGGCATGGCCAGGGAACGCGGCCTCAAGCGGGGCCAGGGTTTCGGCCAGCAGCACGTCCCAGTCGCGCGCCCGGCCGAGTTGTTCGCCGAGCCGCTTCCAGCGCGGCAGGTAGGTAGCGACGAAATCCGGCGAGAGCACCGGCTCGAAGATGCGAAATGCCGAACGCAAACGACGGATCGCCACCCGCGCCTGGTGGACGTACTCGGGGTCTCGCCCGGCAATCGCGCCGGCTTCGTTGCGTTGCAAATGCACGAGACAGGCGGCTGCGGCAACACGAAACGCCTCGACCGGCGTCGCCTCGCGCCCGATCCGCACCGTCGCGGCGCGCAGCGGCGGCGCCACCGTCCCGGCGGCAAGCGCATAACCGCGCTCGGCCTTGCTGACAATCTCGGGATGCAGATGAAATTCGGCCGCCAGATCGATGGCCAAATCAAACAACGCGTCACTCGATTGGCCTTGCAGCAATTCGATTTCGACTTCACAGATCGTTTCGCGAACTTCCCGATGCTCGCCGGAAACCGTGGTTGCCTTGACCCAGCCGCGATCGAGCGCCAGTTCAACGGTCGCTTCGGGCGAGGTCAGCCGCCAGGCTGTCCGCAGAAAATCGGTGGTAAAGACGGGCAGCAGATCGGCGCGACGCACTTCCAGAAAGGCGCGCAACTCCGGATCGCCGACGATGCCGAAATCGAAGCATCCGGGCGCAGTCGGCGCCTCCCATTCGCGCCGTTGCGCCAGACCGCCCGCCCCCGCATCGCCGCCCTTGACGGTCATGCGCCAGTCGTTCGCCCCCTGCCGCCGCAGCCGCAAGGCAATACCGCGGGCCCGCAATTCAAGGCCGGGCGTATCGTAATAGGTGTTGAACAGCTGTTTCTTTTCCGCCACGAGGCCGGCCAGGCGCGGGCTGAGCGACAGCCTCTTACCCTGCGCCGGTGACAAGCGGAGCTTCAACTCGATTTCACGGGACATGCGCGGCCCTGACGGGATTTCCAGTGGGAACCCGTTCAGCCTAGCAGAAAGAAAAAGCACTGTCTGTTGCGGTCAGCCGCAACGACGGATCGCTCCTGCTCAGCCGGCCGTCAGCGCCAGCCAGACAGCCAGCGCATCACGCGTCTCGGCAACATCGTGGACGCGCAGGATGCGCGCGCCCCGCTCCGCCGCCAACATGGCAGCGGCAACGCTGGCTGCGACACGATCGCCAACCGGGCGACCGGTGATTGCGCCGAGCATCGACTTGCGCGACATGCCGGCCAGCACCGGTAGGCCGGTCGCCGAAAAGCGCTCGAGCGCGCGCAACAGGTCGAGATTATGCGCCAGCGACTTGCCGAAGCCGAAGCCCGGATCGAGCACGATGCGT encodes:
- a CDS encoding CHAD domain-containing protein encodes the protein MSREIELKLRLSPAQGKRLSLSPRLAGLVAEKKQLFNTYYDTPGLELRARGIALRLRRQGANDWRMTVKGGDAGAGGLAQRREWEAPTAPGCFDFGIVGDPELRAFLEVRRADLLPVFTTDFLRTAWRLTSPEATVELALDRGWVKATTVSGEHREVRETICEVEIELLQGQSSDALFDLAIDLAAEFHLHPEIVSKAERGYALAAGTVAPPLRAATVRIGREATPVEAFRVAAAACLVHLQRNEAGAIAGRDPEYVHQARVAIRRLRSAFRIFEPVLSPDFVATYLPRWKRLGEQLGRARDWDVLLAETLAPLEAAFPGHAELSFLREAAQARRLTADAAAAGTLKRSEYSRLLLAFSAALLRQSEPTIAALAAPEAVTKPRRFAADRLQRQWKKAVVLARQCAPATAEHRHCLRIELKKLRYALDFFAPLLPRAEQSRYQALLARLQETAGAYHDQVTATRLIAELRTAGTTDSLVSGWIAGRMQLLSGLFDAEIKRFLDATPPWR